The Zingiber officinale cultivar Zhangliang chromosome 10A, Zo_v1.1, whole genome shotgun sequence genome contains a region encoding:
- the LOC122026393 gene encoding uncharacterized protein LOC122026393 produces the protein MEMDESVGKRVVKGFRRGAGIVFRDNNPEDSKSQNCSRAGCISRVCSSVGSCSEIPEKPNHVKASFHAISGKAITGSSSKPFLVSSTRRFFQKQPNQAHLQEITVAESSHRQKIDDINNNNEEVLVDNLYSNGVKEVTESEPKVSKSLQCAVLKGLSTDIHEPSSNCSIMSSSKVHKQISRRLVSGNQEASTSSFGPRTTFASRKIAQTNKSFSHCLNTGVPRCGLKGLSSTSSTDVFPSDCPSSVSSSSRRVDVMGKKPSKGESSAANRRISTTETSVPSISVPRIMSDPVSRSTRNRITTCDRAFSVRTRRTSQASVEESGCTYIPRESVATHVQQSRASVSDLLQENSGAFSIDFPDGFSNASGQPSSRSHATQSREASHSEGGTHITHVSLGNQLGYRHFSLEGVAEILLALEQIEQERDLTYEQLLVLQSNLLLGAIRFHDRHRDMRMNIDNMSYEELLALEEKMGNVSTALNEDQLSKCLKKSIYPNAYLVPGTSVHGSDNDDAKCCICQEEYIIGDEVGRLWCEHQYHVACIQHWLRQKNWCPICKSSASPSQD, from the exons ATGGAGATGGATGAAAGTGTGGGAAAAAGAGTAGTCAAAGGATTCAGAAGAGGAGCTGGCATTGTTTTCAGGGATAACAACCCAGAAGATAGTAAATCCCAGAACTGTAGTAGGGCTGGCTGCATCAGTAGAGTTTGTTCGAGTGTAGGTTCCTGCAGTGAGATCCCTGAGAAGCCTAATCATGTGAAAGCTTCTTTTCACGCCATTAGTGGCAAAGCAATAACTGGGAGCTCATCCAAACCATTCTTAGTTTCTAGTACCCGTAGATTCTTTCAGAAACAACCGAACCAAGCACATCTACAGGAAATCACTGTTGCAGAAAGTAGCCATCGACAGAAAATTGATGATATCAATAACAACAATGAAGAGGTCCTGGTGGACAATCTATATTCTAATGGAGTAAAAGAAGTCACAGAGTCTGAACCCAAAGTGAGTAAGAGTCTTCAATGTGCAGTTCTGAAAGGCTTATCTACAGACATCCACGAGCCATCCAGTAACTGCAGTATCATGTCAAGTTCAAAGGTGCATAAGCAGATCAGTAGGCGACTAGTATCAGGTAACCAGGAAGCTTCCACAAGTTCGTTTGGCCCTCGCACTACTTTTGCATCTAGAAAAATCGCCCAAACTAATAAATCTTTTTCACACTGCCTTAATACTGGGGTCCCAAGGTGTGGTCTTAAAGGTCTAAGTTCCACATCGTCAACAGATGTTTTTCCTTCAGACTGTCCTTCCTCTGTTTCATCTAGTTCTAGGAGGGTTGACGTGATGGGGAAGAAACCATCTAAGGGAGAAAGTTCCGCTGCCAATAGGAGGATTTCAACTACAGAGACTTCAGTCCCAAGTATTTCAGTTCCCAGAATCATGAGTGATCCAGTTTCAAGAAGCACCAGAAATCGAATTACCACTTGTGATCGTGCATTTTCAGTAAGAACTCGAAGAACTTCTCAGGCAAGTGTAGAAGAGAGTGGCTGCACATACATACCAAGAGAGTCTGTTGCTACCCACGTTCAGCAGAGTAGAGCTTCTGTATCAGACCTATTACAGGAAAATTCAGGAGCATTTTCTATAGATTTTCCAGATGGTTTCAGTAATGCGTCTGGACAACCTAGTTCAAGAAGTCATGCCACACAAAGTAGGGAAGCTTCCCATTCTGAAGGTGGCACACATATCACCCATGTTTCTTTGGGCAATCAACTGGGCTACCGACACTTTAGTTTGGAAGGTGTCGCAGAG ATTTTATTGGCACTGGAGCAGATCGAACAGGAGAGGGATTTAACTTATGAG CAATTATTGGTTCTCCAGTCCAATTTACTGTTAGGAGCAATAAGGTTCCATGACCGACACAGAGACATGAGAATGAATATTGATAATATGTCCTACGAG GAACTGTTAGCCTTGGAGGAGAAAATGGGTAATGTCAGCACAGCCCTTAATGAAGATCAATTGTCAAAATGTCTGAAGAAAAGCATATATCCAAATGCCTACCTTGTTCCTGGAACAAGTGTTCATGGTAGCGATAACGATGACGCCAAGTGCTGCATATGTCAG GAGGAATACATAATTGGAGATGAGGTAGGCAGATTGTGGTGCGAGCATCAGTATCATGTAGCTTGCATCCAGCATTGGCTCCGGCAGAAGAATTGGTGCCCCATCTGCAAGTCATCTGCCTCGCCATCTCAGGACTGA